A section of the Pseudomonas lini genome encodes:
- a CDS encoding ABC transporter permease subunit, giving the protein MDGIFLQQLVNGLTLGSVYGLIAIGYTMVYGIIGMINFAHGEVYMISAYLAAISLALLAYFGIESFPLLMLGTLVFTIIVTAVYGWVIERVAYKPLRNSTRLAPLISAIGISLILQNYAQIAQGARQQGVPTLLTGAWRVEVGSGFVQLTYTKIFILVAAFVGMGLLTYVIKYTKLGRMCRATQQDRKMASILGINTDRVISYVFIIGAAMAALAGVLITMNYGTFDFYAGFIIGIKAFTAAVLGGIGSLPGAMLGGIILGISESLFSGLVNSDYKDVFSFSLLVLVLVFRPQGLLGRPLVSKV; this is encoded by the coding sequence ATGGATGGTATTTTCCTGCAGCAACTGGTCAACGGCCTGACCCTCGGGTCGGTCTATGGCCTGATCGCCATCGGCTACACAATGGTCTATGGCATCATCGGCATGATCAACTTCGCCCACGGCGAGGTTTACATGATTTCCGCTTACCTCGCGGCAATCAGTCTGGCTCTGCTGGCATACTTCGGTATTGAATCCTTCCCCCTGCTGATGCTTGGCACACTGGTCTTCACCATCATCGTCACGGCGGTGTATGGCTGGGTCATCGAACGCGTCGCCTATAAACCGCTGCGCAACTCCACCCGGCTGGCACCGCTGATCAGCGCCATCGGTATTTCGCTGATCCTGCAAAACTATGCACAGATTGCCCAAGGCGCCCGTCAACAAGGCGTACCGACACTGCTGACCGGTGCATGGCGCGTTGAGGTCGGGAGCGGCTTCGTCCAGCTTACCTACACCAAGATCTTCATTCTGGTCGCAGCGTTTGTCGGGATGGGCCTGCTGACCTACGTCATCAAGTACACCAAGCTCGGCCGCATGTGCCGCGCCACTCAGCAAGACCGCAAGATGGCCTCGATCCTGGGGATCAACACCGATCGCGTCATTTCCTACGTGTTCATCATTGGTGCTGCGATGGCGGCCCTGGCCGGCGTGCTGATCACCATGAACTACGGCACATTCGACTTCTACGCGGGCTTCATCATTGGCATCAAGGCGTTCACCGCCGCGGTGCTCGGTGGGATCGGCTCGCTGCCAGGTGCGATGCTCGGCGGGATCATTCTCGGGATCTCCGAGTCGCTGTTCTCAGGATTGGTCAACTCGGACTACAAAGACGTTTTCAGCTTCTCGCTGCTCGTTCTCGTTCTGGTCTTTCGGCCCCAAGGCCTGCTCGGCCGTCCTCTTGTGTCGAAGGTGTAA